The following proteins are co-located in the Paenibacillus sp. JNUCC32 genome:
- a CDS encoding stalk domain-containing protein — MKQLKKSIAAVAVLGMTLTGAAGVYAGANLEKISAYLNHSIGIKVDGTVYNTGKKLTPIAYQNTTYLPVRAIADVLEVPVRYDAKNNQVLIGSNPGNGQTIELTNVKYSDTQLKEIKSAFAKFDGFQTPYAPSQMVKGDVYQKTGASADGVNMVFNHMTVYISPRDYSHGYGSKPVTLSNGVKAKWYTPDDTDMLGFQINDRFVTISSPDHSLSKAQLEKVAVSVAQLK, encoded by the coding sequence ATGAAACAGTTGAAAAAATCAATCGCGGCGGTTGCCGTGCTGGGAATGACCTTAACGGGAGCGGCAGGTGTTTATGCGGGAGCCAACCTGGAGAAAATCTCGGCTTACCTGAATCACAGCATCGGCATCAAAGTGGACGGTACCGTCTATAACACGGGCAAGAAATTGACTCCGATCGCGTATCAGAATACAACGTACTTGCCGGTACGCGCGATTGCCGATGTGCTGGAAGTTCCTGTGCGATACGATGCGAAGAATAACCAGGTGTTAATCGGAAGTAATCCTGGAAACGGTCAGACGATCGAGCTGACCAACGTGAAATACAGCGATACCCAACTAAAAGAGATCAAAAGCGCATTCGCCAAATTTGATGGTTTCCAAACACCGTACGCTCCAAGTCAGATGGTAAAAGGCGATGTGTATCAAAAGACGGGCGCATCGGCAGATGGCGTGAACATGGTCTTCAACCATATGACGGTGTACATCTCTCCAAGAGACTACTCTCATGGATATGGCAGCAAACCGGTTACATTGTCCAATGGGGTTAAAGCGAAATGGTATACACCGGATGACACGGATATGCTGGGATTTCAGATCAATGACCGCTTCGTGACGATCAGCTCTCCGGATCATTCCTTAAGCAAAGCGCAGCTGGAGAAGGTTGCAGTAAGCGTTGCCCAATTGAAATAA
- a CDS encoding GNAT family N-acetyltransferase — MIRLQPVDKDNWTECIKLKAKPEQEGFIASNLYSIAQYQFLDHFEAMAIYDDQTMVGFALYGLDADDGNYWIYRFMIDGNFQGKGYGKEALRYIVEEIRNKHDRTDVLMLSFDPKNERARQLYIKAGFEEIGVMPWSGGESVAKLGL, encoded by the coding sequence ATGATTAGACTGCAGCCTGTAGATAAGGATAATTGGACCGAATGCATTAAACTGAAAGCGAAACCGGAGCAAGAAGGCTTCATTGCCTCCAATCTGTATTCGATTGCCCAGTATCAATTTCTTGATCATTTTGAAGCGATGGCCATTTATGATGATCAGACGATGGTCGGGTTCGCGTTATATGGCTTGGACGCCGATGACGGCAACTATTGGATTTACCGTTTCATGATCGACGGGAATTTCCAAGGAAAGGGCTACGGGAAAGAGGCTTTGCGATACATCGTTGAAGAAATCCGAAACAAGCATGACCGGACAGATGTCCTTATGCTAAGTTTTGATCCGAAGAACGAACGGGCCAGACAGTTGTACATCAAAGCGGGTTTTGAGGAAATCGGCGTTATGCCGTGGTCGGGTGGTGAATCCGTAGCGAAGCTGGGGCTCTGA
- a CDS encoding sensor histidine kinase, protein MRSYTDSWSPSIAVVIWRMFALLLLAALWFMGDAGTEGFVLVFALAILAIARWRFSLPSWTTLVDQILCMSIIPYWPEAGFGLALPLFETMLAGKPLFSLPILAALVIGYVDPDLPLLLMLVQASFAGWIVFCWSKQIHQYRLEADQERRDRYELEILKGELLMANVQTAQLAELRERHRISQKLHDEVGHELTAALLAFQAFETLWRENDPQAEDMFAQAQMRLSRSALELRETVHNMQPVQAIGIRSLEEICRNFKAMPVQLQIYGDTSRIAAHLWVILNACLKEALTNAVRHSKAKHVEVSLDVNEHIVRLSVQNDGVLDSSSLPGTGLRNLRQRAQAAGGSISTNTSSGFQLVCVLPMEKEGIR, encoded by the coding sequence ATGAGAAGCTATACCGATTCGTGGTCCCCAAGCATAGCGGTCGTGATTTGGAGAATGTTTGCCCTGCTGCTTCTGGCCGCTCTGTGGTTTATGGGAGATGCCGGGACCGAAGGGTTCGTCCTGGTCTTCGCCTTAGCGATCCTGGCAATAGCCCGATGGCGGTTTTCCCTTCCTTCATGGACAACACTGGTCGACCAGATTCTATGCATGTCCATCATTCCATACTGGCCGGAGGCCGGCTTCGGACTGGCTCTGCCGCTATTTGAAACCATGCTTGCCGGTAAACCGCTGTTTTCCCTGCCCATCCTGGCAGCGCTTGTCATCGGTTATGTCGATCCGGACCTCCCGCTTCTTCTCATGCTCGTTCAAGCTTCATTTGCGGGGTGGATCGTTTTTTGTTGGTCCAAGCAAATCCATCAGTATCGATTGGAGGCAGATCAGGAGCGTCGCGATCGCTACGAATTGGAAATATTGAAAGGTGAGCTGCTCATGGCCAATGTCCAAACGGCTCAGCTTGCTGAGCTGAGAGAGCGTCATCGAATCTCCCAGAAGCTGCACGATGAGGTCGGCCATGAATTAACAGCCGCGTTGTTAGCCTTTCAAGCTTTTGAAACATTATGGAGGGAGAATGACCCGCAAGCGGAAGACATGTTTGCTCAAGCCCAGATGCGTTTGTCGAGGAGCGCCCTGGAGCTGCGGGAAACGGTCCATAATATGCAGCCTGTCCAAGCGATCGGCATTCGGAGCCTGGAGGAGATCTGCCGCAATTTCAAAGCGATGCCTGTACAGCTGCAAATTTATGGAGATACATCCCGTATAGCTGCCCATCTGTGGGTCATCCTGAATGCTTGCCTCAAGGAAGCCTTGACCAATGCGGTGCGTCATTCCAAAGCCAAACACGTTGAAGTATCGTTGGACGTCAATGAACATATCGTGCGGTTAAGCGTCCAAAATGACGGCGTTTTGGATTCCTCCTCGCTGCCTGGAACCGGACTCCGCAACCTAAGGCAAAGAGCCCAGGCGGCAGGCGGGAGCATCTCCACCAATACATCCAGCGGCTTTCAATTGGTCTGCGTATTACCTATGGAAAAGGAGGGCATTCGATGA
- a CDS encoding ABC transporter permease, translated as MTIFNFALIRSVRSLPNLILLLGLPAAVVVLPVGGWHGLPLGYHFYEILLLFSASKLVHMVMEDRKNKMMTRIGVAPVTHFKYLAQNLLAFALLLVGQSVVVTFSAWLLHADVFGSLIQLFCMFSVFSVTAISFSLAWCSMFRQPESSTAVMLGIILIMAVLGGTFFPIQAMPASLQKIAMLSPTYWFHEGIMLAKNGGLFAEQLTPLGILLLFAIAFMLVGSRRKLA; from the coding sequence TTGACGATATTTAACTTCGCGCTCATCCGGAGCGTCCGCAGCTTGCCCAACCTTATCTTGCTGTTAGGCCTTCCTGCAGCCGTCGTTGTCCTCCCGGTGGGCGGTTGGCATGGCTTACCGCTGGGGTATCACTTCTATGAAATCCTGCTGTTATTCTCAGCCTCCAAACTCGTTCATATGGTCATGGAGGATCGAAAGAATAAAATGATGACCCGGATCGGCGTTGCACCTGTGACCCACTTCAAGTATTTAGCGCAGAATCTGCTTGCTTTCGCTCTGCTGCTTGTAGGACAAAGCGTCGTGGTCACATTCAGCGCCTGGTTGCTGCATGCCGATGTTTTTGGCAGTCTGATTCAGCTCTTCTGCATGTTCAGCGTGTTCTCGGTCACCGCGATTAGCTTCTCTCTCGCGTGGTGCTCCATGTTCCGCCAGCCTGAATCTTCTACAGCCGTTATGCTGGGAATCATCTTGATCATGGCAGTGCTCGGAGGAACCTTTTTTCCCATTCAGGCTATGCCTGCATCCCTGCAGAAAATCGCCATGTTATCCCCTACCTATTGGTTCCATGAGGGAATCATGCTTGCTAAGAACGGAGGCTTGTTCGCGGAACAACTCACTCCGCTCGGGATCCTGCTGTTGTTTGCGATCGCTTTTATGCTGGTTGGCAGCCGAAGGAAACTGGCTTGA
- a CDS encoding response regulator, with protein MNILIVDDDPLICQSLRLLLSREPDMEVTATANDGAAAIRCCEEVLPDIVLMDIRMPGMDGIQAARQIKQKWPQVQIMMLTTFQDEHSIRLALLAGAEGYMLKSTQVSSMAQQLRALASGSSVVDANVLKTLMLPEKENRSDLTPRENDILELVALGCSNREIAEQLFISEGTVRNTLSIILDKLELRDRTQLAIYYWRQSL; from the coding sequence ATGAACATTCTCATTGTGGATGATGATCCATTGATATGTCAGAGTCTCCGGCTGCTTCTATCCAGAGAACCGGATATGGAAGTAACGGCCACTGCGAATGACGGCGCTGCAGCCATTCGATGCTGTGAAGAGGTCCTGCCGGACATCGTCCTCATGGATATTCGGATGCCTGGTATGGACGGAATCCAAGCGGCAAGGCAAATCAAGCAAAAATGGCCCCAAGTGCAGATTATGATGCTGACCACGTTTCAAGATGAGCATAGTATCCGCCTGGCGCTGCTAGCCGGAGCCGAAGGGTATATGCTGAAGTCGACGCAGGTCTCCAGTATGGCACAACAGCTTCGTGCTTTGGCCTCCGGCAGTTCCGTTGTGGATGCCAATGTGCTGAAGACCTTGATGCTGCCCGAAAAAGAAAATCGTTCCGACCTTACCCCGCGGGAAAACGATATTCTCGAGCTGGTTGCCTTAGGCTGCTCGAATCGGGAAATTGCCGAGCAATTGTTCATCAGCGAAGGAACCGTGCGCAATACCCTCTCGATCATTCTTGATAAGCTGGAGCTCCGGGACAGAACCCAATTGGCGATCTATTATTGGAGGCAGTCGTTGTGA
- a CDS encoding ABC transporter permease has protein sequence MLVFRMTYFSLLRLIREPIGQLLLVGLPLVVITVLGVVIGPYEGMKGVPPLELMAVTTIMGVQFFGGTYLMSYLDIDLLKTRKWRIYSLPINVAVYSSSLILACTLFSTLQGLVLVLFTTWVFGITWGSLGWVLLVLIIYSFFAQSVHLLLTLSIHNIKLAERVSEVLGIGFIILTGLMFPLPDHRFFEFMSSYGNPVSLGKMAVLEMLVDGGQDKAYLSILLLLALTVICMMISAWLGRRKLA, from the coding sequence ATGCTTGTATTCAGAATGACGTACTTCTCCTTGCTGCGCCTGATACGCGAACCCATCGGGCAGCTGCTTCTGGTGGGTCTGCCACTGGTCGTCATTACCGTGCTGGGTGTCGTTATTGGACCCTATGAAGGCATGAAGGGGGTTCCCCCGCTGGAATTGATGGCCGTTACGACCATTATGGGCGTTCAGTTTTTTGGCGGCACGTATTTGATGAGTTATTTGGATATCGATTTACTTAAAACCCGGAAATGGAGAATCTATTCGCTCCCTATTAACGTAGCGGTTTATTCAAGCTCTCTTATTCTTGCCTGCACGCTCTTCAGCACTTTGCAAGGGTTGGTCTTGGTGCTTTTCACAACCTGGGTGTTCGGGATCACGTGGGGATCGCTCGGCTGGGTCTTGCTGGTATTAATTATTTATTCCTTCTTTGCGCAGTCCGTACATCTGCTGCTGACATTATCCATCCATAACATAAAATTGGCTGAAAGGGTATCTGAAGTCCTTGGAATCGGCTTCATCATCTTAACCGGATTAATGTTTCCTCTCCCGGATCATCGTTTCTTTGAGTTCATGTCGTCCTATGGGAATCCGGTATCCCTCGGAAAGATGGCCGTCCTGGAGATGCTTGTCGATGGCGGGCAAGATAAAGCGTACCTAAGCATACTATTGCTGTTAGCCTTAACCGTGATATGCATGATGATCAGCGCATGGCTTGGGAGGAGGAAGCTCGCTTGA
- a CDS encoding ABC transporter ATP-binding protein: MTIATMNHIIKRYGHQLVLDHVHLEIRQGEILGLLGPNGAGKTTLIHALSGLIGIDSGSIELFGERPSGPMLEVKRKIGLVTQDITVFEDLTAHENLAFFGGIYGLRGTELRRQITETLQFVGLTDQAHKRPSKFSGGMKRRLNIACSIIHRPRLLIMDEPTVGIDPQSRNHILESVRELQKRGTTILYTTHYMEEVQSLASRVVIMDQGHVIAQGTIDELVKNIHHEEKIKLEVVELTKDLIDNIKQLDGVKHVVLNGAQIQIISRAGAGNLDRILSLAKSAGGVLSIHAEKPTLEDVFLTLTGKQLRDTEGT, from the coding sequence ATGACAATCGCTACCATGAACCATATCATTAAGCGCTATGGGCATCAGCTTGTCCTGGACCATGTCCATCTAGAAATCAGGCAGGGAGAAATACTCGGCCTTCTTGGGCCGAATGGTGCAGGTAAAACCACATTGATCCATGCGTTATCCGGCTTAATTGGCATCGATTCCGGAAGCATCGAGCTGTTTGGGGAACGGCCAAGCGGCCCTATGCTGGAGGTTAAACGAAAGATCGGACTGGTTACGCAGGATATCACCGTTTTTGAGGATTTAACCGCTCACGAGAATCTCGCCTTTTTCGGCGGAATCTATGGGTTAAGAGGCACGGAATTGAGAAGGCAAATCACGGAAACGCTCCAGTTCGTCGGACTAACGGATCAAGCCCATAAACGTCCTTCCAAATTTTCCGGAGGAATGAAGCGGAGACTGAATATCGCCTGCTCTATCATTCACAGACCCAGGCTCCTGATCATGGACGAACCTACGGTTGGAATCGACCCCCAATCCAGAAATCACATCCTGGAATCGGTCCGCGAGCTGCAAAAAAGGGGGACGACCATTCTCTATACTACCCATTACATGGAAGAAGTGCAGTCCCTCGCATCCCGCGTCGTGATTATGGATCAAGGCCACGTCATCGCGCAGGGGACGATCGATGAGTTGGTAAAGAACATCCACCATGAAGAGAAGATCAAGCTGGAAGTCGTGGAGCTGACGAAGGATCTGATCGATAACATCAAACAGCTGGATGGAGTCAAGCACGTGGTTTTGAATGGAGCGCAAATTCAGATCATATCACGGGCGGGTGCAGGAAATCTGGATCGCATCCTGTCATTGGCCAAAAGCGCGGGCGGCGTCTTATCCATCCATGCGGAGAAACCTACGCTTGAAGACGTATTCCTTACGCTTACCGGTAAGCAACTACGTGACACGGAGGGGACTTAA
- a CDS encoding class I SAM-dependent methyltransferase produces MSEYYWDSKIEYLRNTRWLYYNDDYLEFLVKNVWKMNTPINMVDYGCGYGYLALKLLPLLPDGSTYTGIDKGEDLIKEARGIFDKLPYSVELIQGDIEEIQVHRQYDIALCHAFLLHMKNPRDILQKMIGSVRNGGRVICFEPHWIANAANFGFDDGMLHSEVVRLGVLQKLYEVDASRSGKDGNIGMKLPILLSQLGLRNVECRVSDKVNFLDRHMDDASKERLYQSLREEGIGQEPDEPTMTMEQLVRRGLTAEEAQAQYAAELKLFQKFDRDSWLTYAPNMKISFGTVSRE; encoded by the coding sequence ATGTCCGAATATTACTGGGATTCCAAAATCGAATACCTGAGGAATACCAGATGGTTATATTACAATGACGACTACCTGGAGTTTTTGGTTAAGAACGTCTGGAAAATGAATACGCCCATTAACATGGTGGATTACGGTTGTGGTTATGGGTATCTAGCATTAAAGCTTCTCCCGCTTTTACCCGATGGGTCAACCTACACAGGTATAGACAAAGGTGAAGATTTGATCAAGGAAGCAAGGGGAATCTTTGACAAGCTGCCATATTCCGTTGAATTGATTCAAGGGGATATCGAAGAAATCCAAGTGCATCGGCAGTACGACATTGCGCTCTGTCACGCGTTTCTATTACATATGAAGAATCCCCGAGATATCCTTCAAAAAATGATCGGCAGTGTGCGGAACGGCGGCCGGGTCATTTGTTTTGAGCCCCATTGGATTGCCAATGCGGCGAATTTTGGCTTCGATGATGGAATGTTGCATTCCGAAGTGGTCCGTCTGGGCGTATTACAGAAGCTGTATGAGGTGGACGCCAGCCGCAGCGGCAAAGACGGAAACATCGGCATGAAGCTCCCTATTCTTCTAAGTCAGCTGGGGTTACGGAATGTTGAATGTCGAGTAAGCGATAAAGTGAATTTTTTGGATCGGCATATGGACGATGCTAGCAAAGAACGGCTGTATCAATCCCTAAGAGAAGAGGGGATTGGGCAAGAGCCCGATGAACCTACAATGACAATGGAGCAGCTGGTACGGAGAGGTTTAACAGCGGAGGAAGCACAAGCCCAATATGCCGCTGAACTCAAGCTATTCCAGAAGTTTGATAGGGATTCGTGGTTGACTTACGCGCCGAATATGAAGATTTCTTTTGGCACGGTTAGCCGAGAATAA
- a CDS encoding WD40 repeat domain-containing protein, translating to MKHRFGKHGIKLLSIVAVAAALAACQSQDRLTIVEPGSQTSQPPVSNAGGGKTPGERKLTVVDGASGQAGREVVVNQTHRIASSNIETWISEDMVRVTTTKMVKEATATEEPKYAYATEEVNVSTGEQRELTNHEASHPGQHLVKEEVSPDGKYSFVQKWRDKYTADNFMKDLNTGKSIPVKGDNYMEIGGWLDADTYVLAAGSMSGKGEIRLISTDGTYTTTAIEDEDVEVYNQFGASKGRIYYTDVNQVLKVVEPGQSKPVQLIENVWSFTISPDGEYIAVSTATNTEGNSGSNLLIYDAAGSLQGSLIGKGNLISYPSWSPDSARLAFDVYSENESGMNGVYVFDTASGKVSWMAPYYSAVHPAAHPVYPLTWSPSGKRLGITIDDKEALIATHVIDFQ from the coding sequence ATGAAACATAGATTTGGGAAGCATGGGATCAAGTTGCTGTCTATCGTTGCTGTGGCTGCAGCCCTTGCGGCCTGCCAGTCCCAGGATCGGTTGACGATCGTGGAACCGGGCAGTCAAACCAGCCAGCCGCCTGTATCGAATGCCGGAGGAGGTAAGACACCGGGAGAGCGCAAGCTCACGGTCGTTGACGGGGCGAGCGGGCAAGCCGGTCGGGAAGTGGTCGTGAATCAGACGCACCGGATTGCCTCGTCCAACATCGAGACGTGGATATCGGAGGATATGGTCAGGGTCACTACCACCAAAATGGTCAAGGAAGCAACCGCAACGGAAGAACCGAAATATGCGTACGCCACCGAAGAGGTGAACGTAAGCACGGGCGAGCAGCGTGAGCTCACGAATCATGAAGCGTCGCATCCAGGCCAACATCTGGTCAAGGAAGAGGTCTCGCCGGACGGTAAATATAGCTTTGTACAGAAATGGAGGGATAAGTACACGGCAGACAATTTCATGAAGGATCTTAATACCGGCAAGAGCATTCCGGTAAAAGGGGACAACTACATGGAAATTGGCGGTTGGCTCGATGCGGATACCTATGTTCTTGCGGCAGGCTCCATGAGCGGCAAGGGAGAGATTCGTCTCATTTCCACGGACGGTACTTACACCACCACCGCCATTGAGGATGAGGACGTTGAAGTTTACAACCAATTCGGAGCGAGTAAAGGCCGGATCTATTATACCGATGTGAATCAGGTGCTTAAGGTGGTTGAACCGGGGCAGTCGAAGCCGGTACAGCTCATCGAAAATGTATGGAGCTTCACCATCTCCCCGGATGGAGAGTACATTGCCGTCTCCACAGCAACCAACACGGAAGGGAACTCAGGCAGCAATTTACTGATCTATGACGCAGCCGGCAGCTTGCAAGGATCGCTAATCGGAAAAGGCAATCTGATTTCTTACCCGTCCTGGTCGCCGGATTCTGCCAGATTAGCCTTTGATGTGTACTCGGAGAATGAAAGCGGAATGAACGGCGTGTATGTGTTTGATACGGCTTCCGGGAAAGTAAGCTGGATGGCGCCCTATTATTCAGCGGTGCATCCTGCGGCCCATCCGGTCTACCCGCTGACTTGGAGCCCATCTGGAAAAAGACTGGGAATTACGATTGACGATAAAGAAGCTTTAATTGCGACGCATGTCATTGATTTTCAATAA
- a CDS encoding response regulator transcription factor: protein MTKVLVVDDEISISSAVAYALRREGYTVETAGDGQEALERVESFDPDVMVLDVMMPKLSGYDVCRRLGDRQRPAILLLTVKDDIVDKVLGLELGADDYMTKPFDMREIIARVKALSRRSRTPEAAGKQAPETHVIRIAGLTINLLNRTIHAEGKPLELTPKEFDLMALLARNPERVYSREALLEQVWDMDFAGGTRTVDIHVQRLRKKLGNQHEVIQTVYGIGYKSTEIPS from the coding sequence ATGACGAAGGTACTTGTTGTAGATGATGAGATCAGTATCTCAAGCGCAGTTGCTTATGCGCTGCGAAGGGAAGGATATACGGTAGAGACCGCAGGGGACGGGCAGGAAGCGCTGGAGCGCGTGGAATCGTTTGATCCTGACGTGATGGTGCTCGATGTCATGATGCCGAAGCTTAGCGGGTACGATGTTTGTCGCAGGCTCGGGGATCGGCAGCGTCCTGCCATTCTGCTGTTGACGGTGAAGGACGATATTGTGGATAAGGTGCTCGGGCTGGAGCTTGGTGCCGATGATTATATGACAAAGCCCTTTGACATGCGGGAGATCATCGCCAGGGTAAAGGCATTGTCCCGAAGAAGCCGTACTCCTGAGGCAGCCGGGAAGCAAGCCCCCGAAACGCATGTGATCCGGATAGCCGGACTTACCATTAACCTGTTAAATCGAACCATTCATGCCGAAGGCAAGCCTCTTGAACTGACGCCGAAAGAGTTTGACCTCATGGCTCTCCTGGCCCGGAATCCGGAGCGGGTATATTCGCGAGAAGCCTTGCTTGAACAGGTATGGGACATGGATTTTGCCGGCGGCACGCGTACGGTAGATATTCACGTCCAGCGATTGCGCAAAAAGCTGGGAAACCAGCATGAAGTGATCCAGACCGTGTATGGCATCGGGTATAAAAGCACGGAGATTCCATCATGA
- a CDS encoding sensor histidine kinase codes for MNKGKVRFGLKWKVALLLALLLIAVVVVLSTLVLAGIREDQRVRLEQTFAQEAEAANLRIHQELLTNPQTQPDDFMENVGQRLAVDLGTQSGMPVTLYKIDGTFTGTSLPFQPKMDVQDALAHTAQGRSAYITEGDQLLYLAPLRNMEQPIGTIQFHASLAEQHAFYDRIQTMFIVTGLAVLAAGFLIGFLYVWRQVHVISRLNQAAQRIGEGVYLREPTVKRNDELGELAQGIYEMSGRISLSVNQLTEEKQKLLDAIDRLRELEQQQKQFIGNISHELKTPLTSILAYADLLEMYRDDPALLEEARGQISQEAQRLYRLVEKALQLSSMDIYEFETHAEHVNLMPILQEAAARLEAKAEQSGITLRSSLSEGKVWADPENLMHMILNLLDNAIKYNRPGGTVTLSNEVDRDPQGNDRMVIKVSDTGIGIPDEARERIFDPFYTVSSDRSRVHGGTGLGLSLVRNLAEKQRGYVEVAESSPNGSTFVVTLPMERPQSQEVHSVEESSDLE; via the coding sequence ATGAACAAAGGAAAAGTGCGTTTCGGCTTAAAGTGGAAAGTCGCACTGCTTCTCGCTCTGCTGCTGATCGCCGTTGTGGTTGTTCTAAGCACGTTGGTTCTTGCCGGGATACGGGAGGACCAGCGGGTGCGCCTGGAGCAAACCTTCGCCCAGGAAGCAGAAGCAGCCAATCTCAGGATTCATCAGGAATTACTGACGAATCCTCAAACGCAGCCGGATGATTTTATGGAAAATGTCGGCCAACGTCTGGCCGTCGATCTCGGAACCCAGAGCGGTATGCCGGTGACCCTGTATAAGATAGATGGTACATTCACGGGGACTTCCCTTCCGTTCCAGCCGAAAATGGATGTACAGGACGCGCTTGCTCACACGGCGCAAGGGCGTTCCGCCTATATTACCGAGGGCGACCAGCTGTTATATCTTGCCCCGCTTCGGAATATGGAGCAGCCGATCGGAACGATTCAATTCCACGCCTCCCTGGCCGAGCAGCATGCGTTCTATGACCGGATCCAGACAATGTTTATCGTGACGGGTCTTGCGGTGCTGGCCGCCGGGTTCCTGATCGGTTTTCTGTACGTGTGGCGGCAGGTGCATGTCATCAGCAGATTGAACCAGGCTGCGCAGAGGATCGGCGAAGGCGTCTATCTTCGTGAGCCGACGGTGAAGCGAAACGATGAGCTCGGCGAGCTGGCGCAAGGGATATATGAAATGAGCGGGCGAATTTCCTTGTCGGTGAACCAGCTCACGGAAGAGAAACAGAAGCTGCTGGATGCCATTGATCGGCTGCGGGAGCTGGAACAGCAGCAGAAGCAGTTTATCGGGAATATCAGCCATGAGTTGAAAACGCCGCTGACCTCCATACTGGCCTACGCGGACCTGCTTGAGATGTATCGCGACGATCCCGCGCTGCTCGAGGAAGCCCGAGGACAGATCAGCCAGGAAGCACAGCGGCTATATCGCCTGGTAGAAAAGGCGCTTCAGTTATCGTCCATGGATATATATGAATTCGAAACCCACGCGGAACACGTAAACCTCATGCCGATTCTGCAAGAGGCGGCAGCCCGGCTGGAGGCCAAAGCAGAGCAATCGGGCATAACGCTGCGATCCTCATTATCCGAAGGCAAGGTATGGGCCGATCCGGAGAATCTGATGCATATGATTTTGAATCTGCTGGATAACGCCATTAAATATAACAGGCCCGGTGGGACCGTTACGCTATCGAATGAAGTGGACCGGGATCCACAAGGCAATGATCGCATGGTCATTAAGGTAAGCGATACCGGAATCGGAATTCCGGACGAAGCCCGGGAACGGATCTTTGATCCGTTTTATACGGTGAGCAGCGACCGCTCCCGGGTACATGGCGGTACCGGCTTAGGATTATCCCTGGTTCGCAATTTGGCGGAGAAGCAGCGCGGTTATGTGGAGGTTGCTGAATCCAGCCCAAACGGTTCTACGTTTGTGGTCACCTTGCCGATGGAACGGCCGCAATCCCAGGAGGTTCATTCGGTGGAAGAAAGCTCAGACTTGGAATAG
- a CDS encoding nuclear transport factor 2 family protein: MNPMKMRDMVEKYVEAYNSFDINGMIALLHEEIEFRNSSSGSVDVETKGIEEFREIAERSKSLFSHRCQTIVGYSFEDGKVQIEIDYEGILAKDLPNGMKAGEKIHMKGKSVFAFKNGRIAVIEDYS, encoded by the coding sequence ATGAATCCTATGAAAATGAGGGACATGGTTGAGAAGTATGTAGAAGCCTATAATTCGTTTGATATTAACGGGATGATAGCTCTTCTGCATGAGGAGATCGAATTCAGAAATAGTTCTAGCGGATCGGTGGACGTGGAGACAAAAGGCATTGAGGAATTTCGGGAAATAGCCGAACGGTCCAAGTCGTTATTCTCCCACCGTTGTCAGACTATCGTTGGTTATTCGTTTGAAGATGGCAAGGTTCAGATTGAGATTGACTACGAGGGTATCCTCGCTAAGGATCTACCTAACGGTATGAAGGCCGGGGAGAAGATTCATATGAAGGGAAAGTCCGTATTCGCGTTTAAAAACGGTAGGATCGCCGTGATAGAAGATTATAGTTGA